One genomic region from Thermomicrobium sp. 4228-Ro encodes:
- a CDS encoding DUF499 domain-containing protein: MRDFYSPLRAPGVENWVELLRGDPVLLLLDELPPYFQAARAIQVGQTTLDHLTTVALANLLVAVASGKLPNVCVVLTDLRAQAYEAGSTAISEALRNLELEANRTATRIDPVRLNTAELYAILRQRLFKALPADAEISEVADAYAQALEQARVLDLTAFPPHAVRSEILSSYPFHPGIRDLSPAFARTRAFSKHAR, translated from the coding sequence TTGCGCGACTTCTACAGCCCGCTCCGGGCACCGGGTGTGGAAAACTGGGTCGAACTCTTGCGGGGTGATCCGGTTCTCCTGCTCCTCGACGAGTTGCCGCCCTATTTCCAGGCTGCGCGAGCGATTCAAGTCGGGCAAACGACGCTCGACCACCTGACTACCGTCGCTCTCGCCAATCTCCTGGTCGCCGTCGCGAGCGGGAAACTCCCGAACGTCTGTGTCGTCCTGACCGACCTGCGTGCCCAGGCCTACGAGGCGGGGAGCACGGCAATCTCGGAGGCGCTCCGCAATCTGGAGCTGGAAGCGAACCGCACCGCAACGCGGATCGATCCCGTTCGCTTGAACACGGCCGAGTTGTACGCGATCCTGAGGCAACGACTCTTCAAGGCACTTCCCGCGGATGCGGAGATCAGCGAGGTGGCAGACGCCTACGCCCAGGCACTGGAGCAGGCGCGCGTGCTCGACTTGACGGCGTTCCCGCCACACGCCGTGCGGAGCGAGATCCTGTCTTCGTACCCCTTCCATCCGGGGATCCGCGACCTTTCGCCCGCTTTCGCGAGAACCCGGGCTTTCAGCAAACACGCGCGCTGA